One window from the genome of Erwinia sorbitola encodes:
- the oppB gene encoding oligopeptide ABC transporter permease OppB has product MLKFILRRFLEAIPTLFILITISFFMMRLAPGSPFTGERQLTPEVMANIEAKYHLNDPMWKQYLNYLQQLAHGDFGPSFKYKDYTVNDLVAGSFPVSAKLGAAAFLFALVLGVSAGVIAALKQNTRWDYAVMGVAMTGIVIPSFVVAPLLVLLFSITLKWLPGGGWNGGALKFMILPMVALSLAYIASIARITRGSMIEVLHSNFIRTARAKGLPMHRIVLRHALKPALLPVLSYLGPAFVGIITGSMVIETIYGLPGIGQLFVNGALNRDYSLVLSLTILVGALTILFNAIVDVLYAVIDPKIRY; this is encoded by the coding sequence ATGTTAAAATTCATTCTGCGTCGTTTTCTGGAAGCGATTCCGACGCTATTTATTCTGATTACCATCTCATTCTTTATGATGCGTTTGGCACCCGGCAGTCCGTTTACCGGGGAAAGGCAGCTGACGCCTGAGGTTATGGCGAATATTGAAGCCAAATACCATTTAAACGACCCGATGTGGAAGCAGTACCTCAACTATCTCCAGCAGCTGGCGCACGGGGATTTTGGCCCTTCGTTTAAATACAAAGATTATACGGTCAACGATCTGGTGGCCGGTTCCTTCCCAGTCTCAGCCAAACTGGGGGCGGCGGCGTTTCTGTTTGCTCTGGTACTGGGGGTGAGCGCCGGGGTTATCGCCGCGCTGAAGCAAAACACCAGGTGGGACTACGCGGTTATGGGCGTTGCGATGACCGGGATAGTCATACCCAGTTTTGTCGTTGCGCCGCTGCTGGTGCTGCTGTTCTCCATTACCCTGAAATGGCTGCCCGGGGGCGGCTGGAACGGTGGGGCGCTGAAATTTATGATCCTGCCAATGGTGGCGCTGTCGCTGGCTTATATCGCCAGTATTGCGCGCATTACCCGTGGTTCGATGATCGAAGTGCTGCACTCTAACTTTATTCGTACCGCACGTGCTAAAGGGCTGCCGATGCACCGCATCGTCTTACGCCATGCGCTGAAACCTGCGCTGCTGCCGGTGCTCTCCTACCTTGGACCCGCCTTTGTCGGCATCATTACCGGTTCAATGGTTATTGAGACTATTTATGGTCTTCCGGGTATCGGCCAGCTGTTTGTGAATGGTGCGCTGAACCGTGACTACTCGCTGGTACTGAGCCTGACCATTCTGGTCGGAGCGCTGACCATTCTGTTCAATGCGATTGTTGACGTGCTGTATGCGGTCATCGATCCAAAAATTCGCTACTGA
- a CDS encoding BON domain-containing protein, with product MKLFKVLSGLVIAAVVALSVSACAPSATKEGTGGYIDDTVVTTKVKAELLADKSLKSTEINVETFKGRVQLSGFVSSPQAANRAVQLTRGVAGVKSVVNNMQIK from the coding sequence ATGAAATTGTTTAAAGTCTTATCAGGTCTGGTTATTGCCGCTGTTGTAGCACTTTCCGTTAGCGCCTGCGCGCCATCGGCAACCAAAGAAGGAACCGGTGGTTATATTGACGATACGGTAGTGACAACAAAGGTGAAAGCGGAGCTGCTGGCCGACAAATCGCTGAAGTCGACAGAAATCAACGTTGAGACGTTTAAAGGTCGTGTGCAGTTGAGCGGTTTTGTCAGCTCACCGCAGGCAGCAAACCGTGCCGTGCAGCTGACGCGTGGTGTGGCGGGTGTGAAATCAGTCGTCAACAATATGCAGATCAAGTAG
- the tonB gene encoding TonB system transport protein TonB translates to MTTLITDLPRRSPLPLLISLVLHGSVIGALLYASFHQVVEMPKASQPISVSLVAPEVQPEPQPAPPVIEPEPEPEPEPAPEPPKPEPVPIPKPEPKPKPKPKPKPVKKEVVKPKQETKPRPAAPAETRPSDQTKPSTAPKTSQAPSTAVSTGPRALNVGKPSYPARAFALRVEGRVRVQFDVDSSGQVDNIRILSAEPRNMFEREVKLAMRKWRYEAGKPGKDITMNIVFKINGGSSIE, encoded by the coding sequence ATGACGACGCTAATAACTGATTTACCTCGCCGCTCACCTCTGCCATTGCTGATTTCGCTTGTACTGCATGGATCGGTGATCGGGGCATTGCTGTACGCCTCATTTCATCAGGTGGTCGAAATGCCAAAAGCGTCTCAGCCGATCAGCGTGTCGTTGGTGGCACCTGAAGTGCAACCGGAGCCACAGCCGGCACCGCCTGTTATTGAACCAGAACCTGAGCCGGAGCCTGAACCCGCGCCGGAACCTCCTAAGCCTGAGCCAGTGCCGATCCCTAAACCTGAGCCAAAGCCGAAACCTAAACCGAAGCCTAAGCCGGTGAAGAAAGAGGTGGTGAAGCCGAAACAGGAAACCAAACCGCGTCCGGCAGCACCGGCAGAAACCCGGCCATCGGATCAGACAAAACCTTCCACGGCACCGAAGACCTCGCAGGCACCGTCAACGGCCGTCTCAACCGGCCCAAGGGCGCTGAACGTCGGTAAGCCATCCTATCCTGCTCGTGCCTTTGCGCTGCGTGTGGAAGGGCGTGTACGCGTCCAGTTTGACGTTGACAGCTCAGGGCAGGTGGATAACATCCGTATTTTGTCCGCAGAACCGCGCAATATGTTTGAACGAGAAGTGAAACTGGCGATGCGCAAATGGCGTTATGAAGCAGGTAAACCGGGTAAAGATATCACCATGAATATTGTCTTTAAGATCAACGGCGGCAGCAGTATCGAATAA
- a CDS encoding YciC family protein gives MSITAGSLYRDTGNFFRHQLVTILLMALLTSFITMLIGKAFTPDAEQMQILGDGAAGSASSLMEMVQNMSPEQQQVLLRASAAGTFASMVGNVLLLGGMLCLIPMVSSGQRVSALRAIGASAPLLPRLLLMTFIMTLVIQLGFMVLVVPGVLLAVTLALSPMIMTTEKTGVFAAMRASVRLGWSQMKLVAPAVILWIVAKLVVLLMASSLLRLPPDLASVLLNGLSNLVSAILIIYLSRLYMLLR, from the coding sequence ATGTCTATCACGGCGGGTTCGCTATACCGTGACACGGGGAATTTTTTCCGTCATCAGCTGGTCACCATTTTACTGATGGCGCTATTAACCTCTTTTATTACCATGCTGATCGGCAAGGCATTTACGCCTGACGCCGAACAAATGCAGATCCTGGGTGATGGTGCCGCAGGTTCTGCCAGCAGCCTGATGGAAATGGTACAAAACATGTCGCCGGAGCAACAGCAGGTGTTGCTGCGTGCATCAGCAGCCGGGACTTTTGCCTCGATGGTCGGTAATGTGCTGCTGCTTGGCGGCATGCTGTGCCTGATCCCGATGGTCTCATCCGGGCAGCGTGTCAGCGCATTACGGGCGATTGGTGCCTCGGCACCTCTGTTACCGCGACTGCTGCTGATGACGTTTATTATGACTTTAGTGATTCAGCTAGGGTTTATGGTACTGGTGGTTCCGGGCGTACTGTTGGCGGTTACGCTGGCATTGTCACCGATGATTATGACCACTGAGAAAACCGGCGTTTTCGCAGCCATGCGTGCCAGCGTACGCCTGGGATGGAGCCAGATGAAGCTGGTCGCCCCTGCGGTTATTCTGTGGATTGTGGCCAAGCTGGTGGTGCTGCTGATGGCATCCTCCCTGCTGCGTTTACCACCTGATTTAGCATCGGTGCTGTTGAATGGCCTGAGCAATCTGGTGTCAGCCATACTGATTATCTATTTGTCACGCCTGTATATGCTGTTACGTTAA
- a CDS encoding YciY family protein, translating to MRRSRNEVARWRMSRQVQRRRARWLEGQSRRYGRMHSFRHMISQQQRRSILFITQHH from the coding sequence ATGAGACGAAGCAGAAATGAAGTTGCGCGCTGGCGCATGAGTCGCCAGGTTCAGCGTCGCCGGGCACGTTGGTTAGAAGGGCAGTCACGCCGATATGGTCGTATGCACTCTTTCCGTCATATGATCAGCCAGCAGCAGCGCCGTTCGATTCTGTTTATCACTCAGCATCACTAG
- a CDS encoding ion transporter → MSHGEQGWRQRLYLFLFDVHSPAGRRFEAFWVVITLCSVLTLFIESAEPHNIGLSIKEGSIFLLLEYIFTLLFSLEYVLRVLTTPRPFHYIFSFYGLVDLLTTLPLYFLWLWPDITLRYMMGIRLLRVLRLLRLIKLLRYMGSANVMWDTLVSARKKLFLFFGGVMIILCVFGGLMYVIEGPEHGFTSLPVSVYWAVVTMTTVGYGDITPHTPLGRMISSILILLGYSLIAIPTGVMSSYMTDVMQRNRQKRCCSVCKQTQHDDDAQYCKHCGGVLEDKHK, encoded by the coding sequence ATGAGTCACGGGGAACAGGGTTGGCGTCAGCGTCTCTATCTGTTTTTGTTTGACGTCCACAGCCCTGCCGGCCGTCGTTTTGAAGCTTTTTGGGTGGTTATCACCCTATGCAGCGTATTGACGCTGTTTATTGAGTCTGCCGAGCCGCATAACATTGGTCTGAGTATTAAAGAGGGTTCCATATTCCTGCTGCTGGAATATATTTTTACACTGCTCTTCAGCCTGGAGTATGTGCTGCGTGTGCTGACCACGCCGCGACCCTTCCACTATATTTTTAGTTTTTATGGTCTGGTAGATCTGCTCACTACGCTGCCGCTCTATTTCTTATGGCTCTGGCCAGATATTACCCTGCGTTACATGATGGGGATAAGGCTGTTACGCGTGCTGCGCCTGCTGAGATTAATCAAGCTATTGCGCTACATGGGGTCAGCCAATGTTATGTGGGATACGCTGGTCAGCGCCCGAAAAAAGCTTTTTTTGTTCTTTGGCGGAGTCATGATAATACTCTGCGTATTTGGCGGGCTGATGTATGTAATCGAAGGGCCAGAGCATGGTTTTACCAGTCTGCCCGTGTCTGTTTACTGGGCGGTGGTGACCATGACGACAGTAGGTTATGGGGATATCACGCCGCATACCCCGCTGGGGCGGATGATTTCATCAATATTAATATTGCTGGGCTATTCACTGATAGCTATCCCTACGGGAGTGATGAGTTCTTATATGACCGATGTGATGCAGCGTAATCGCCAGAAACGGTGTTGCTCAGTCTGTAAACAGACCCAGCATGATGATGACGCCCAATACTGTAAGCATTGCGGCGGTGTGCTGGAGGATAAACATAAATAA
- a CDS encoding YciI family protein, whose protein sequence is MLYVIYAEDNADSLEKRTAVRPAHLARLQLLRDEGRLIIAGPMPVVDSNEPGVAGFSGSTIIAEFPSLESAQSWAQDDPYIAAGVYKQVDVKPFKRIF, encoded by the coding sequence GTGCTCTACGTAATTTACGCTGAAGATAATGCTGACTCACTGGAAAAACGCACCGCTGTGCGCCCCGCTCACCTTGCGCGCTTGCAGTTACTGCGTGATGAAGGTCGTCTGATTATCGCCGGGCCGATGCCTGTGGTGGACAGTAATGAACCGGGTGTCGCGGGCTTTAGCGGCTCTACGATTATTGCCGAGTTTCCTTCACTGGAATCAGCGCAATCATGGGCTCAGGATGATCCATACATCGCTGCGGGCGTGTACAAACAGGTTGATGTTAAACCCTTTAAACGTATTTTTTGA
- the oppC gene encoding oligopeptide ABC transporter permease OppC: MIFAKKNSEALDNFSEKLEIEGRSLWQDARRRFIHNRAAVASLFVLLLVALFVIFAPMLSAFTYDDTDWAMMSAAPDMSSGHYMGTDSSGRDLLVRVAIGGRISLMVGIAAALVAVVLGTLYGTLAGYLGGKTDSVMMRVLEILNSFPFMFFVILLVTFFGQNILLIFVAIGMVSWLDMARIVRGQTLSLKRKEFIEAAEVGGVSTLNIVLRHIVPNVLGVVVVYASLLVPSMILFESFLSFLGLGTQEPLSSWGALLSDGANSMEVSPWLLLYPAGFLVITLFCFNFIGDGLRDALDPKDR, translated from the coding sequence ATGATTTTTGCTAAGAAAAACAGCGAAGCTCTGGATAACTTCAGTGAAAAGCTTGAGATAGAAGGGCGCAGCCTGTGGCAGGATGCGCGCCGACGGTTTATCCATAACCGTGCTGCGGTCGCCAGCCTGTTTGTGCTGCTGCTGGTGGCGCTGTTTGTCATTTTTGCCCCGATGTTGTCAGCTTTTACCTATGACGATACGGACTGGGCGATGATGTCGGCGGCACCGGATATGAGCTCCGGCCACTATATGGGAACCGACTCCTCAGGACGTGACCTGCTGGTGCGTGTCGCCATTGGTGGACGCATCTCTCTGATGGTAGGAATTGCCGCTGCGCTGGTGGCGGTAGTGCTGGGTACGCTCTACGGCACGCTGGCGGGTTATCTGGGCGGTAAAACTGACTCGGTGATGATGCGTGTGCTGGAAATCCTCAACTCCTTCCCGTTTATGTTCTTCGTTATCCTGCTGGTGACCTTCTTTGGTCAAAACATCCTGCTGATTTTTGTTGCCATCGGTATGGTGTCGTGGCTCGATATGGCGCGTATTGTGCGCGGTCAGACCCTGAGCCTGAAACGCAAAGAGTTTATCGAAGCGGCAGAAGTGGGCGGGGTCTCAACGCTGAATATTGTACTGCGCCATATCGTGCCTAACGTGCTCGGTGTGGTGGTGGTATACGCCTCGCTGCTGGTGCCAAGCATGATCCTGTTCGAATCCTTCCTCAGCTTCCTTGGCCTTGGTACTCAGGAGCCGTTGAGCAGCTGGGGGGCGTTACTCAGTGACGGTGCTAACTCAATGGAGGTTTCACCCTGGCTGCTGCTTTATCCGGCCGGTTTTTTGGTGATCACCCTGTTCTGTTTCAACTTTATTGGCGATGGCCTGCGTGATGCCCTCGATCCGAAAGACCGTTAA
- a CDS encoding septation protein A: MKQLLDFLPLVVFFIFYKLYDIFVASGALIVASALALVASWLLYRKLEKMSLITFALVAIFGTLTIALHNPDFIKWKVTIIYGLFAIALLFSQWFMQQPLIQKMLGKEIQLPEIAWRRLNIAWAIFFLACGLANIYVAFWLSQDTWMNFKVFGLSALTLLFTLLSGVYIYRLMPQEEK; encoded by the coding sequence ATGAAGCAGTTACTCGACTTTCTTCCCCTTGTAGTATTTTTTATCTTCTACAAGCTGTATGACATCTTTGTTGCCTCCGGCGCGCTGATTGTGGCTTCGGCCCTTGCGCTGGTCGCAAGCTGGCTGCTGTATCGCAAGCTGGAAAAAATGTCACTGATTACCTTCGCTCTGGTCGCCATCTTTGGCACCCTGACGATTGCGCTACACAATCCTGACTTTATTAAATGGAAAGTCACCATTATTTACGGTTTGTTCGCTATCGCACTGCTGTTCAGCCAGTGGTTTATGCAGCAGCCTTTGATCCAGAAAATGCTCGGAAAAGAGATCCAGCTGCCGGAAATCGCCTGGCGACGTCTGAATATTGCCTGGGCCATTTTCTTCCTTGCCTGTGGCCTGGCAAATATCTACGTGGCGTTCTGGCTCTCGCAGGACACCTGGATGAACTTTAAAGTCTTCGGTCTGAGTGCATTAACTTTGCTGTTTACCCTGTTAAGCGGCGTCTATATTTACCGCCTGATGCCACAAGAAGAAAAATAA
- the cls gene encoding cardiolipin synthase encodes MTTFYNLMSWLLIFGYWLLIASVTLRILMKRRAVPSAMAWLLIIYILPLVGIIAYLSFGELHLGKRRAERARTMWPSTARWLNELKSSHHIFAETNSDVARSLFQLCENRQGIAGVKGNQLQLLTSTDDTLRALVRDIQLARHNIEMVFYIWQPGGLADEVAEALMAAARRGVHCRLMLDSAGSVNFFRSPWPAMMRNAGVDVVEALRVSLLRVFLRRMDLRQHRKVVLIDNYIAYTGSMNLVDPRFFKQDAGVGQWVDLMARMEGPVATTMGIIYSCDWEIETGKRVLPPPPDDNVMPFEAESGHTIQVIASGPGFPDDMIHQALLTAVYSAREQLIMTTPYFVPSDDLLHAICTAAYRGVDVTIIVPRRNDSVLVGWASRAFFGELLEAGVKIYQFEGGLLHTKSILVDGQLSLVGTVNLDMRSLWLNFEITLVVDDDGFGSDLARVQEDYIARSRLVDAKRWARRAYWQRIVERLFYFFSPLL; translated from the coding sequence ATGACCACTTTTTACAACCTGATGAGCTGGCTGCTGATTTTTGGTTACTGGCTACTGATTGCCAGTGTGACCCTGCGTATCCTGATGAAGCGCCGCGCGGTGCCCTCAGCTATGGCCTGGCTGTTGATTATCTATATTCTTCCGCTGGTCGGTATTATCGCTTATCTCTCCTTCGGTGAACTGCATCTGGGCAAGCGCCGGGCAGAGCGCGCGCGTACCATGTGGCCGTCAACGGCTCGCTGGCTCAACGAATTGAAATCCAGTCATCATATTTTTGCTGAGACCAATAGTGATGTTGCCCGTTCGCTGTTTCAGCTGTGTGAGAATCGTCAGGGCATCGCCGGGGTTAAGGGTAATCAGCTGCAACTGCTGACCAGCACGGACGACACCCTGCGCGCGCTGGTTCGGGATATTCAGCTGGCACGTCACAATATTGAGATGGTTTTTTATATCTGGCAGCCTGGCGGGCTGGCCGATGAAGTCGCGGAGGCGCTGATGGCCGCCGCCCGTCGTGGCGTCCACTGCCGCCTGATGCTTGATTCCGCGGGCAGCGTCAACTTTTTCCGTAGCCCGTGGCCAGCGATGATGCGTAACGCCGGGGTGGATGTGGTCGAAGCGCTTCGGGTCAGCCTGCTGCGTGTGTTTCTGCGGCGAATGGATTTGCGCCAGCACCGTAAGGTGGTACTCATCGATAATTATATTGCCTATACCGGCAGTATGAACCTGGTCGATCCGCGCTTCTTTAAGCAGGATGCCGGTGTTGGTCAGTGGGTGGATCTGATGGCACGAATGGAAGGCCCGGTAGCGACCACCATGGGTATTATTTACTCATGCGACTGGGAGATCGAGACGGGTAAACGTGTATTACCTCCTCCGCCCGATGATAACGTGATGCCTTTTGAAGCCGAGAGCGGTCATACCATTCAGGTGATCGCCTCAGGCCCTGGTTTCCCGGATGATATGATCCACCAGGCGCTGCTGACAGCGGTCTATTCAGCGCGTGAACAGCTGATCATGACTACCCCTTACTTTGTACCAAGCGATGATTTGCTGCATGCGATCTGTACGGCTGCTTATCGTGGTGTTGATGTCACTATTATTGTGCCGCGACGTAACGACTCGGTACTGGTTGGCTGGGCAAGCCGCGCCTTTTTTGGAGAATTGCTGGAAGCGGGAGTCAAAATCTATCAGTTCGAGGGAGGCCTGCTGCATACCAAAAGCATTCTGGTGGATGGGCAACTCAGTCTGGTAGGGACGGTTAATCTTGATATGCGCAGTCTGTGGCTGAATTTCGAAATTACGCTGGTGGTCGATGATGATGGTTTCGGCAGCGATCTGGCGCGGGTACAGGAAGATTATATCGCCCGTTCGCGGCTGGTTGACGCTAAACGCTGGGCACGTCGTGCTTACTGGCAGCGTATCGTTGAACGACTGTTTTACTTCTTCAGCCCGTTGCTGTAA
- the yciA gene encoding acyl-CoA thioester hydrolase YciA: MSEEQRTPQGEMVLRTLAMPADTNANGDIFGGWLMSQMDIGGAIMAKEIAEGRVVTVRADGMTFLKPVAVGDVVSCHARCIRTGTSSITINIEVWIKKVASEPIGQRYCTTEAVFIYVAVDPEGKPRPLPADKSHFTLDTSQ; the protein is encoded by the coding sequence ATGAGCGAAGAACAAAGAACACCTCAGGGTGAGATGGTGCTGCGCACCCTCGCCATGCCAGCTGACACCAACGCTAATGGCGATATTTTCGGTGGCTGGCTGATGTCGCAGATGGATATAGGCGGCGCTATTATGGCTAAGGAAATTGCTGAAGGGCGTGTGGTCACCGTGCGCGCCGACGGCATGACCTTTCTGAAGCCGGTAGCGGTTGGCGATGTCGTCTCATGTCATGCGCGCTGTATCCGCACCGGCACCAGCTCTATCACCATTAATATTGAAGTGTGGATAAAAAAGGTCGCTTCCGAACCTATCGGCCAGCGCTACTGCACCACCGAAGCGGTATTTATCTATGTTGCCGTTGATCCGGAAGGGAAACCGCGACCATTACCAGCAGATAAAAGTCATTTCACCCTGGACACTTCGCAGTAA
- the ompW gene encoding outer membrane protein OmpW encodes MKLKVLALSVITLLPVMASAHQAGDFFIRAGSATVRPTGGSDNVLGLGEFDVKNNTQLGLTFTYMATDHIGVELLGATPFRHKVGLRATGTLATVHQLPPTLMAQWYFMGDTSKWQPYAGIGVNYTMFYNTDFNQTGRDLGLSNLSVKNSWGVAGQLGLDYQLTPDWMINASLWYMDINTKVRFNAGAERHSIDTHINPFVFFFGAGYRF; translated from the coding sequence ATGAAACTCAAGGTATTAGCGCTATCTGTTATCACGTTGTTGCCAGTTATGGCCTCTGCTCACCAGGCCGGAGATTTCTTTATTCGTGCTGGTTCCGCTACCGTACGTCCAACCGGCGGGTCAGATAATGTTCTTGGGCTGGGTGAATTTGATGTCAAAAACAATACCCAGCTTGGCCTGACCTTTACCTATATGGCTACCGATCATATTGGTGTTGAACTGCTGGGCGCGACGCCTTTCCGCCATAAAGTCGGTCTGCGGGCAACCGGCACCCTGGCAACCGTTCATCAGTTACCGCCAACGTTAATGGCGCAGTGGTACTTTATGGGTGATACCAGTAAATGGCAGCCTTATGCGGGTATCGGTGTGAACTACACCATGTTCTACAATACCGACTTCAACCAGACCGGTCGCGATCTGGGCCTGAGTAATCTGAGTGTGAAAAACAGCTGGGGTGTTGCCGGGCAGCTGGGGCTGGACTATCAGTTAACGCCTGACTGGATGATTAACGCCTCACTGTGGTACATGGATATTAATACCAAAGTGCGTTTCAACGCGGGTGCAGAACGCCATAGCATTGATACCCACATTAACCCGTTCGTCTTCTTCTTCGGTGCGGGTTACCGTTTCTGA
- a CDS encoding HI1450 family dsDNA-mimic protein produces MDLNNRLTEDETLEQAYDIFLELAVDNLDPADVILFNLQFEERGGAELYDPAEDWAEHVDFDLNPDFFAEVVIGLGEEDGEPITDVFARVLLCREKDHKICHILWKE; encoded by the coding sequence ATGGATTTGAACAATCGCCTTACCGAAGATGAGACGCTGGAACAGGCTTACGATATTTTTCTTGAGCTGGCGGTGGATAACCTGGATCCAGCCGATGTGATTCTCTTCAACCTTCAGTTTGAAGAGCGCGGCGGCGCAGAGCTGTACGATCCGGCTGAAGACTGGGCTGAACATGTAGACTTTGACCTTAATCCTGACTTCTTTGCCGAAGTCGTGATTGGTCTGGGTGAAGAGGACGGTGAACCGATTACCGATGTCTTTGCCCGCGTGCTGCTCTGCCGCGAGAAAGATCATAAAATCTGCCATATTTTGTGGAAAGAGTAA
- a CDS encoding ABC transporter ATP-binding protein, translating to MSVIELKPAMAKTQGSERLLDVKDLRVTFSTPDGDVTAVNDLNFSLSAGETLGIVGESGSGKSQTAFALMGLLASNGRIGGSARFNGAEILNLPEKQLNRLRAEQIAMIFQDPMTSLNPYMRVGEQLMEVLQLHKGLNHAQAFEESVRMLDAVKMPEARKRMKMFPHEFSGGMRQRVMIAMALLCRPKLLIADEPTTALDVTVQAQIMTLLNELKREFNTAIIMITHDLGVVAGICDQVLVMYAGRTMEYGKARDVFYQPSHPYSIGLLNAVPRLDADEGETLMTIPGNPPNLLRLPAGCPFQPRCPYAMAECSNPPPLEAFGNGRLRACFKPVEALV from the coding sequence ATGAGCGTAATTGAACTTAAGCCTGCAATGGCGAAAACCCAGGGAAGCGAACGGCTGCTGGATGTCAAAGATCTGCGGGTCACATTCAGCACCCCGGATGGGGATGTCACCGCGGTTAACGACCTGAATTTCAGCCTGAGCGCCGGTGAAACCCTCGGTATCGTTGGCGAATCCGGTTCAGGTAAATCGCAAACTGCCTTTGCCCTGATGGGCCTGCTGGCCAGCAACGGTCGCATTGGTGGTTCAGCGCGTTTCAACGGTGCTGAAATTCTTAATCTGCCCGAGAAACAGCTAAACCGCCTGCGTGCTGAACAGATTGCGATGATTTTCCAGGATCCGATGACCTCGCTGAACCCCTATATGCGCGTGGGTGAGCAGCTGATGGAAGTACTGCAACTGCACAAGGGATTGAACCACGCGCAGGCGTTTGAGGAGTCGGTGCGAATGCTCGATGCGGTAAAAATGCCTGAAGCGCGCAAACGCATGAAAATGTTCCCGCACGAATTTTCTGGCGGGATGCGCCAGCGAGTGATGATCGCCATGGCGCTGCTGTGCCGGCCAAAGCTGCTGATTGCCGATGAGCCAACCACAGCACTTGATGTCACGGTGCAGGCGCAGATCATGACTCTGCTGAACGAGCTGAAGCGCGAGTTTAATACTGCAATTATCATGATCACCCATGACCTTGGGGTGGTGGCGGGAATTTGCGATCAGGTTCTGGTGATGTACGCCGGGCGCACCATGGAATATGGTAAGGCACGCGATGTTTTCTACCAGCCTTCCCATCCTTATTCGATAGGCCTGCTCAATGCCGTACCGCGTCTGGACGCGGATGAGGGTGAAACGCTGATGACCATCCCGGGTAATCCGCCCAACCTGCTGCGCCTGCCCGCCGGCTGTCCCTTCCAGCCACGCTGCCCGTATGCGATGGCGGAGTGCAGCAATCCGCCGCCGCTGGAAGCCTTTGGCAACGGGCGGCTGCGTGCCTGCTTTAAACCCGTGGAGGCACTGGTATGA
- the oppF gene encoding murein tripeptide/oligopeptide ABC transporter ATP binding protein OppF — translation MNDVTEKKVLLEIADLKVHFDIKDGRQWFWQPPKTLKAVDGVSLRLYEGETLGVVGESGCGKSTLARAIIGLVKATDGRVAWLGRDLLGQSADEWRAARSDIQMIFQDPLASLNPRMTIGEIIAEPLRTYHPKMARQEVKDRVKAMMLKVGLLPNLINRYPHEFSGGQCQRIGIARALILEPKLIICDEPVSALDVSIQAQVVNLLQQLQRDMGLSLIFIAHDLAVVKHISDRVLVMYLGHAVELGTYSEVYQNPQHPYTRALMSAVPVPDPDLEKQKVIQLLEGELPSPINPPSGCVFRTRCPIAGPECAKTRPLLEGSFRHAVSCLKVDPL, via the coding sequence ATGAATGACGTTACAGAAAAAAAAGTGCTGCTGGAAATTGCCGATCTGAAGGTGCACTTCGATATTAAAGATGGGCGTCAGTGGTTCTGGCAGCCGCCGAAAACGCTGAAAGCAGTCGATGGCGTCAGCCTGCGCCTGTACGAAGGTGAAACACTCGGGGTGGTGGGAGAATCCGGCTGCGGAAAATCGACGCTGGCAAGGGCAATAATCGGGCTGGTGAAAGCGACCGATGGACGTGTAGCCTGGTTAGGTCGCGATCTGCTGGGGCAGAGCGCTGATGAGTGGCGCGCAGCGCGTAGCGATATTCAGATGATTTTCCAGGATCCGCTGGCTTCTCTGAACCCGCGTATGACCATCGGTGAGATCATTGCAGAACCGCTGCGCACCTACCATCCGAAGATGGCCCGTCAGGAGGTTAAAGACCGGGTTAAAGCGATGATGCTGAAAGTTGGCCTGCTGCCTAATCTTATCAACCGCTATCCCCATGAGTTTTCTGGCGGCCAGTGCCAGCGTATCGGTATTGCGCGTGCGCTGATACTTGAGCCAAAGCTGATTATCTGTGATGAACCGGTATCGGCGCTGGATGTCTCCATTCAGGCTCAGGTGGTAAACCTGTTACAGCAGTTGCAGCGTGATATGGGCCTGTCGTTAATCTTTATTGCCCACGATCTGGCGGTAGTAAAACATATCTCCGACCGTGTACTGGTGATGTACCTCGGGCACGCGGTGGAATTAGGCACTTATAGTGAGGTCTATCAGAATCCGCAGCATCCATACACGCGGGCGCTGATGTCAGCGGTGCCGGTTCCCGATCCGGATCTGGAGAAGCAGAAGGTCATTCAACTGCTGGAAGGGGAGCTGCCATCGCCAATTAATCCGCCATCTGGCTGCGTGTTCCGCACGCGCTGTCCGATAGCCGGGCCGGAATGTGCGAAGACCCGGCCTCTGCTTGAAGGCAGTTTCCGCCATGCGGTTTCGTGCCTGAAAGTCGATCCGCTCTGA